In Anaerolineales bacterium, one DNA window encodes the following:
- a CDS encoding biotin-dependent carboxyltransferase family protein, producing MLEVLDVSGLVTFQDSGRYGWQSYGVPVSGPMDWFAYRTANSLMDNPPDAVVIEMGLGDTTLRARRDCVLAVTGAGFEVENYVWTFPLWTSFYVRAGWHVRVKKISGGNWAYLAIAGGFETGSVLDSKSTYLRGGLGSAIRTGDILQAGRPSIELSKLAARNFPVGEHMEYSRSPEIEVIPGPQAGGFTKEGIQTFYGGEYRLSTSFDRMGYRLEGKSISHSASDELISEGMTMGSIQITAGGQPIVMMADSPTTGGYPKIANVIRTDLPLLAQCEAGRSKIRFRETTVEEAQEKYRKMIVSLRGR from the coding sequence ATGCTTGAAGTTCTGGATGTTTCCGGTCTGGTCACATTTCAAGATTCAGGCAGGTATGGATGGCAAAGCTATGGCGTACCCGTTTCAGGTCCAATGGACTGGTTCGCATATCGCACCGCGAATTCCCTGATGGACAATCCGCCAGATGCAGTCGTGATCGAAATGGGGTTGGGCGATACAACCCTTCGTGCAAGACGCGATTGCGTGCTGGCGGTCACCGGTGCAGGCTTTGAAGTTGAAAACTATGTTTGGACATTCCCGTTGTGGACTTCGTTTTACGTCCGTGCAGGCTGGCATGTGCGTGTGAAGAAAATAAGCGGAGGCAATTGGGCATATCTTGCCATTGCTGGCGGGTTTGAGACGGGATCTGTTCTGGATTCGAAATCCACCTATCTGCGGGGCGGACTTGGGTCGGCCATCCGCACAGGGGATATTCTGCAAGCAGGAAGACCTTCAATTGAATTGTCAAAACTTGCGGCGCGAAATTTTCCGGTTGGGGAGCATATGGAATACAGCCGCTCTCCTGAGATCGAAGTGATTCCGGGCCCACAGGCGGGTGGGTTTACAAAAGAGGGCATCCAAACTTTTTATGGCGGCGAATACAGATTGAGTACATCCTTCGACCGCATGGGGTATCGTCTGGAGGGAAAATCCATTTCGCATTCTGCAAGTGATGAATTAATTTCCGAAGGGATGACGATGGGCAGCATCCAAATCACGGCCGGTGGACAGCCCATCGTCATGATGGCGGATTCTCCCACCACGGGCGGCTATCCCAAGATCGCCAACGTTATCCGCACGGATCTGCCGCTGCTGGCGCAGTGTGAAGCGGGCAGGAGTAAAATTCGTTTTCGAGAAACTACCGTGGAAGAAGCGCAGGAGAAATACCGTAAAATGATCGTGTCATTGCGAGGGCGTTAA
- the pxpB gene encoding 5-oxoprolinase subunit PxpB, which produces MLKPLGDSALLIQLGDGINPALNQRVHALKVLLQTNPIRGLREIVPAYSTVLIHYDPLVLTFDQAAQWLRDKMTRLDDSFQRTPRRLEVPLRYGGASGVDLETVAVSKGISPADVARIHSERDYTVYMMGFAPGFPYMGILDERLIMPRMETPRTHVKAGTVAIAGSQTGIYPLESPGGWHLIGWTPLKLFDPASETPFLFSPGDIVKFVPIEDDHA; this is translated from the coding sequence ATGCTCAAGCCGCTTGGCGATTCTGCACTGCTGATCCAGCTTGGTGACGGGATCAACCCTGCACTAAATCAGCGTGTTCACGCGCTCAAAGTGCTTTTGCAAACGAATCCAATCCGGGGCCTGCGTGAAATTGTCCCCGCCTATTCAACGGTATTAATTCACTATGATCCGCTGGTGTTGACATTCGATCAAGCCGCTCAATGGCTGCGGGATAAAATGACCCGGCTGGATGATTCCTTTCAGCGTACGCCTCGCAGGCTCGAGGTCCCGCTGCGATACGGCGGCGCTTCCGGTGTGGATCTGGAAACTGTCGCAGTCTCGAAAGGCATTTCCCCCGCTGATGTGGCCCGCATCCACAGTGAACGCGACTACACCGTGTACATGATGGGGTTTGCGCCGGGCTTCCCCTACATGGGTATCCTCGACGAACGGCTGATCATGCCGCGCATGGAAACACCGCGCACACATGTAAAAGCCGGCACGGTTGCCATCGCCGGCTCGCAGACCGGAATCTATCCGCTCGAATCCCCCGGCGGCTGGCATCTGATTGGCTGGACGCCGCTCAAATTATTTGACCCGGCTAGCGAAACGCCATTTCTTTTTTCACCGGGGGATATCGTAAAGTTCGTTCCTATTGAGGATGACCATGCTTGA
- the thrS gene encoding threonine--tRNA ligase: MLQQGMERYEDSYLYKIRHSAAHVMAQAVLELFPDGKPTIGPPVENGFYYDFDLPRNLTPEDLEQIEKRMRQIVQGRHEFKKTVISAEQAKKIFADQPYKLELIEGLEQGGFDEYGEPLNEKPEISIYQQDTFTDLCRGPHVANTKEIKQDAFKLMSVAGAYWRGDENNKQLQRLYGTAWENKKQLEEYLHQLEEAKKRDHRKLGKDLEIFIFDEEVGPGLPLWLPNGGIIIEELEKLAKEMEEKAGYDRVKTPSVTKEDLFIRSGHLPYYAESMYPPMELEGVKYYVKPMNCPMHHKIFGSKGRSYRDLPVRLAEYGTCYRYEKSGELFGLMRVRSMQMNDAHIYVTEDQFEQEFLDVVKLYLKYFDLFGIEKYVMRFSKHSKAGLGKKYVDNERLWLKTEEMVRRAMLNGDIPFVEVEDEAAFYGPKIDVQVWSVIGREFSLATNQVDFAQPQRFDLKFTNKDGQDEMPLCIHRAPLSTHERMIGFLLEHYAGNFPVWLSPEQVRVISITDGQNEYVEKIARELRGNGIRASADVSAQRMNAKIRQAQLMKVPYMIVVGNNEMDAGQISLRVRDGSQQNNIPLGEFIARTKDRIERRAAEL, encoded by the coding sequence ATGTTACAACAAGGCATGGAAAGATACGAAGATTCGTATTTGTATAAGATCCGTCACTCGGCAGCGCATGTCATGGCACAGGCTGTACTGGAGTTGTTCCCGGATGGGAAACCCACAATCGGGCCGCCCGTCGAAAATGGTTTTTATTACGACTTCGACCTGCCGCGCAATCTGACGCCCGAAGATCTGGAGCAGATCGAAAAGCGGATGCGCCAGATCGTGCAGGGCAGGCATGAGTTCAAGAAAACGGTCATCTCTGCGGAGCAGGCGAAGAAGATCTTTGCCGACCAGCCGTATAAATTGGAATTGATCGAGGGCCTGGAACAAGGCGGCTTCGACGAATACGGGGAGCCGCTGAACGAGAAGCCTGAGATCTCCATCTATCAGCAGGATACATTCACGGACCTGTGCCGCGGTCCGCATGTGGCGAACACGAAGGAGATCAAGCAGGATGCCTTCAAGTTGATGTCCGTTGCGGGTGCCTATTGGCGCGGCGACGAGAACAACAAACAGCTCCAGCGCCTGTATGGCACGGCGTGGGAAAATAAAAAACAGCTCGAGGAATACCTCCACCAGCTGGAGGAGGCGAAGAAGCGCGACCATCGCAAGCTGGGCAAGGATCTGGAGATCTTCATCTTCGATGAGGAGGTGGGACCCGGTCTGCCTTTGTGGCTTCCCAACGGCGGAATCATCATCGAAGAATTGGAAAAGCTCGCCAAGGAAATGGAAGAAAAGGCTGGCTATGACCGCGTCAAGACGCCGAGTGTGACGAAGGAAGACCTGTTCATCCGCTCGGGACACCTGCCGTACTACGCCGAAAGCATGTACCCGCCGATGGAGTTGGAGGGCGTGAAGTACTACGTCAAGCCGATGAACTGCCCGATGCATCACAAGATCTTCGGCTCGAAGGGACGCTCCTACCGCGACCTGCCCGTCCGCCTTGCGGAATATGGGACGTGCTATCGCTACGAAAAATCAGGCGAGCTGTTCGGCTTGATGCGCGTCCGCTCGATGCAGATGAACGACGCCCACATCTACGTCACGGAAGATCAGTTCGAGCAGGAATTTCTGGACGTGGTGAAGCTCTATCTTAAATACTTCGATTTATTCGGTATCGAGAAGTACGTCATGCGCTTTTCGAAACACAGCAAGGCGGGGCTCGGCAAGAAGTACGTGGACAACGAACGCCTGTGGCTGAAGACAGAGGAGATGGTGCGCCGCGCGATGTTGAACGGGGACATTCCCTTCGTGGAAGTCGAGGATGAAGCCGCGTTCTACGGTCCCAAGATCGACGTGCAGGTCTGGAGCGTGATCGGGCGCGAGTTCTCGCTTGCCACGAATCAAGTGGACTTTGCACAACCTCAGCGCTTTGACCTGAAGTTCACGAACAAGGACGGGCAGGATGAAATGCCGCTGTGCATCCACCGCGCGCCGCTCTCCACGCATGAGCGCATGATCGGTTTCCTGCTCGAGCATTACGCGGGCAACTTCCCCGTCTGGCTTTCGCCGGAACAGGTGCGCGTCATCTCCATCACGGACGGGCAGAACGAATACGTGGAGAAGATCGCCAGGGAACTGCGCGGGAACGGCATCCGCGCCAGTGCGGATGTGTCCGCGCAGCGCATGAACGCCAAGATCCGCCAGGCACAGTTGATGAAAGTCCCGTACATGATCGTGGTCGGCAACAACGAAATGGACGCGGGACAGATCTCGCTGCGCGTGCGCGACGGCAGCCAGCAGAATAATATTCCGCTCGGCGAGTTCATTGCGCGGACGAAGGATCGCATCGAGAGGCGGGCGGCAGAGTTGTAG
- a CDS encoding winged helix-turn-helix domain-containing protein, whose amino-acid sequence MEERRLEGGRLLKAGKMSKAEISRHLGVSRATVGQWARIIETKGMRGLQKRKAAGSEPKLSNPQKQSLKRKLERGALANGYPTDRWTLDRVQKLIKREFDVTYHPNYLNRLLRKLGFSPQKPMPQAIEQEKELVEAWLLGDWPRIKKVTSSQSKNRILG is encoded by the coding sequence ATGGAAGAAAGACGGCTTGAAGGTGGACGGCTGTTGAAAGCTGGAAAAATGTCAAAAGCCGAAATCTCAAGACACCTCGGAGTAAGCCGGGCCACGGTCGGCCAATGGGCCAGAATCATAGAAACAAAAGGTATGCGCGGACTCCAAAAAAGAAAAGCGGCTGGTAGCGAGCCGAAGTTGAGTAATCCACAAAAGCAAAGCTTAAAGAGGAAGCTGGAACGAGGGGCTTTGGCGAATGGATATCCAACTGATCGCTGGACATTGGACCGTGTCCAAAAATTGATCAAAAGAGAATTTGATGTCACTTATCATCCGAATTACCTCAATCGATTGTTGCGCAAACTAGGTTTCAGTCCACAAAAGCCAATGCCACAGGCTATTGAACAGGAAAAAGAGTTAGTGGAAGCTTGGTTGCTAGGAGATTGGCCAAGGATAAAAAAAGTCACATCGTCTCAAAGCAAAAATCGTATTTTGGGATGA
- a CDS encoding sulfite oxidase-like oxidoreductase produces MFQFEGLDRRKEEERIRAEGRLPPGQSLTQKFPVLHYGPVPMFDAATWELRIWGEVEEEKRWSWDEFNQLPRTSVKMDLHCVTRWSKFDTTWEGVSLKTLVENGVIKIKPTATYVMQHAEYGFTVNLPLAVVLQDNFLLATHFNGEPITPDHGYPLRGMVGYIPGREDLETPYLWKGAKWLRSLEFMLQDKRGFWEQAGYHNRADVWREERFG; encoded by the coding sequence ATGTTCCAATTCGAAGGTTTGGACCGCCGCAAGGAGGAGGAGCGCATCCGCGCGGAAGGGCGGCTTCCGCCCGGACAGTCTTTGACGCAAAAATTCCCCGTCCTGCATTATGGGCCGGTGCCGATGTTCGATGCCGCCACATGGGAGCTGCGCATTTGGGGGGAGGTGGAGGAGGAAAAGCGCTGGAGCTGGGATGAGTTCAACCAGCTGCCGCGCACGTCCGTCAAAATGGACCTGCATTGTGTCACGCGCTGGAGCAAATTCGATACCACCTGGGAGGGTGTTTCCTTGAAAACGCTGGTGGAGAATGGCGTGATCAAGATCAAACCGACCGCCACGTATGTGATGCAGCACGCGGAATACGGTTTTACTGTTAATTTACCGCTTGCGGTGGTCCTGCAGGATAACTTCCTGCTGGCGACGCATTTTAACGGTGAACCGATCACGCCTGACCATGGGTATCCGTTGCGGGGCATGGTGGGCTATATCCCCGGGCGCGAAGACCTTGAAACCCCGTATTTGTGGAAGGGCGCCAAGTGGCTGAGGTCCCTGGAGTTCATGCTGCAGGATAAACGCGGGTTTTGGGAACAGGCAGGTTATCACAACCGCGCAGATGTCTGGCGCGAGGAACGGTTTGGATAA
- a CDS encoding 5-oxoprolinase subunit PxpA — protein sequence MKIDLNCDLGEGIGNDEAIMPYITSANIASGFHAGDEQTMCETVRLAKRFGVNVGAHPGWKDRENFGRREMSVPAEEVEALVWEQIRALAEIAKAEGVELTHVKPHGALYNQAAGNGTLAEAIVRAVKRVSVELVLVGLAGSALCEAGVELGLRVAAEGFPDRGYNPDGTLMSRNQAGALIESPGEVAKNALKLINDGILFAEKIVGVDTLCLHGDHPNAAQNAKLLRGILIRNGIEVAGLK from the coding sequence ATGAAAATCGACCTAAACTGCGACCTCGGCGAAGGCATTGGCAATGACGAAGCCATCATGCCATACATCACATCGGCAAATATTGCCTCTGGATTTCATGCAGGCGATGAGCAAACCATGTGCGAGACGGTTCGATTGGCAAAGCGATTCGGTGTGAATGTGGGTGCACATCCGGGCTGGAAAGATCGTGAAAATTTCGGGCGGCGGGAGATGAGTGTTCCGGCTGAGGAAGTTGAAGCGCTGGTATGGGAACAGATTCGTGCCCTGGCGGAAATTGCAAAAGCGGAAGGCGTGGAGTTGACCCATGTCAAGCCGCATGGAGCCTTATACAACCAGGCTGCGGGGAATGGTACATTGGCAGAGGCCATTGTGCGGGCGGTAAAAAGAGTCAGTGTGGAATTGGTTCTGGTTGGGCTGGCAGGCTCGGCCTTGTGTGAGGCGGGTGTCGAACTGGGATTAAGGGTCGCGGCGGAGGGATTCCCGGACCGGGGCTACAACCCCGACGGGACGTTGATGTCCCGCAACCAGGCGGGCGCGTTGATCGAGTCGCCTGGGGAGGTGGCCAAGAATGCGTTGAAGCTGATCAACGACGGGATTTTATTTGCGGAGAAAATCGTAGGCGTCGATACGCTGTGCCTGCATGGCGATCATCCAAACGCCGCGCAGAACGCAAAGCTGCTGCGGGGGATTTTGATTAGAAATGGAATTGAAGTTGCGGGGTTGAAATAA
- a CDS encoding class I SAM-dependent RNA methyltransferase, protein MTVPSSHEISLEKLTYGGDAMGRLPDGRAVFVPFGLPGERIRLHLTHEKQGFARGELIGILQASPDRIESKCKHFTQCGGCHYQNLSYENQLVAKTEILHDQLQRIGKIQSPPVKPMVASPLEWNYRNHMQFHLTEDGKPGFIDSKGDSVFPIEECHLPEAGIDDLWHDLQFESKLNLERVSLRSGLDDELLLVLESDTEETPEIEIEADISVVHIHEDHSVIIAGQDHFFINILEKDFRVSAGSFFQVNTKMTQKMVVHLLAKLPAASTAILLDVYCGAGLFSKFLAPKYAKVIGIEASPSACEDFVFNLDEFDNVELYEGAAGQILPALVTQMESPVHMIVDPPRAGIEKHALDAILKIKPHIMAYVSCDPSTLARDAARLVNGGYRLVEVTPFDLFPQTYHIESISIFELA, encoded by the coding sequence ATGACCGTTCCTTCCAGCCACGAGATTTCCCTTGAAAAACTCACCTACGGCGGCGATGCCATGGGGCGCCTCCCGGACGGACGAGCTGTCTTTGTTCCGTTTGGCCTGCCGGGGGAACGGATACGCCTGCATTTGACCCATGAAAAGCAGGGTTTCGCGCGCGGTGAATTGATCGGGATCCTGCAGGCATCGCCGGACCGGATCGAGTCGAAATGCAAACACTTCACCCAATGCGGCGGATGCCACTACCAAAACCTGTCGTATGAAAACCAATTGGTCGCAAAAACTGAAATCCTGCACGACCAGCTCCAGCGCATTGGAAAGATTCAAAGTCCACCCGTCAAACCAATGGTCGCATCCCCGCTCGAATGGAATTATCGCAACCATATGCAATTCCACCTCACCGAGGACGGCAAACCCGGTTTCATCGACTCAAAGGGGGATTCGGTTTTCCCCATTGAAGAATGCCATTTGCCTGAAGCAGGAATCGATGATCTCTGGCATGATTTGCAATTTGAATCAAAACTGAATCTCGAGCGGGTCTCCCTGCGTTCCGGGCTGGACGACGAATTATTGCTCGTGCTCGAATCTGATACAGAGGAAACACCTGAAATCGAAATCGAGGCAGATATTTCCGTGGTGCATATCCATGAAGATCATTCTGTCATCATCGCGGGACAGGATCATTTCTTCATCAATATCCTTGAAAAAGATTTCCGAGTCTCAGCCGGTTCTTTTTTTCAGGTCAACACAAAAATGACGCAGAAAATGGTCGTGCATCTGCTCGCGAAACTGCCCGCCGCATCAACAGCAATATTATTGGATGTCTATTGCGGCGCCGGGCTGTTCAGCAAATTCCTTGCGCCAAAATATGCGAAGGTCATCGGCATTGAAGCATCTCCCTCCGCCTGCGAGGATTTTGTTTTTAATCTTGATGAATTCGATAACGTGGAATTATACGAAGGCGCGGCCGGGCAGATTCTCCCTGCATTGGTCACTCAGATGGAGAGTCCGGTTCACATGATCGTCGATCCTCCCCGCGCAGGGATCGAAAAACACGCCCTCGATGCCATCCTCAAGATCAAACCCCACATCATGGCATATGTCTCATGCGACCCGTCCACGCTGGCGCGCGACGCGGCACGCCTCGTCAACGGCGGCTATCGTTTGGTGGAAGTGACCCCCTTTGATCTCTTCCCGCAAACCTACCACATCGAGTCGATCTCGATCTTCGAACTCGCGTAA
- a CDS encoding GNAT family N-acetyltransferase produces MFTNIRKATPQDAKILSDLCRDVQTIHAEHHADIFKLPQSADFAATFFEKMLADETVHIFIAENNGEALGYILCKLIEREETVFTFAMRYLLVDQISVGPEARGGGVGSVLMAHADDLADELGVSMIQLDSWAFNTGAHKFFEREGFQKFNHRFWRRK; encoded by the coding sequence ATGTTCACGAACATCCGTAAGGCAACCCCGCAGGATGCGAAAATCCTCTCCGACCTGTGCAGGGACGTGCAGACCATCCATGCCGAACACCACGCAGATATTTTCAAACTGCCGCAGTCTGCGGATTTTGCGGCCACGTTCTTCGAGAAGATGCTCGCAGACGAGACCGTTCACATTTTCATCGCGGAGAACAACGGGGAGGCGCTGGGGTACATCCTATGCAAGTTGATCGAGCGCGAGGAGACCGTGTTCACGTTTGCGATGCGCTACCTGCTCGTGGACCAGATCTCCGTCGGACCCGAGGCGCGCGGAGGCGGTGTGGGGAGCGTGTTGATGGCGCACGCTGACGACTTGGCGGACGAGTTGGGCGTCTCGATGATCCAATTGGATTCGTGGGCGTTCAACACGGGGGCACATAAATTCTTCGAACGGGAGGGGTTTCAAAAGTTCAACCACCGCTTCTGGCGCAGGAAATAA
- a CDS encoding NAD-binding protein — MKKPTLKQRFQYWFDNYMSRGTAALIGGLAVISLVIIFLAAAVIRIGHIVMDDEAEVTFGEAAWMSLMRTLDAGTMGGDTGPGFRVVMLLVTLGGIFIVSTLIGILSNGLESRIEQLRKGRSVVLESDHTLILGWTPQIFTVISELVLANENRKNGAVIVILAGQDKVEMEDAIKERLPHTRNTRVICRSGNPIDLNDLEIVSPHTARSIIILAEGDDSDTHVIKSVLAVTNNPNRRNKAYHIVTQLNDSKNLNVIEMLAVQDIVQPILATDVIARVVAQTSRQSGLSTVYTELMNFDGDEIYFTQEPNLSGKTYGEALLAFEACAVMGIRTVNGMVEMNPPMNTRIQSGDQIFAIAEDDDRIKLSNLSRIPLDESLILKHGRSSKPRPERTLILGWNRSGGNIIRQLDYYVPNGSQLTVVSDIQDLENQIRSDIGKLANQKLSVQEGDIRDRDLLEKLEVTEYDHVIVLAYNHLAPQEADAITLVTLLHLRNIVERDQTPFSIVSEMLDLRNRELAEAAKVDDFIVSNHLISLMLAQLSENAELMHIFENMFNPEGAEIYLKPIREYVATGQPVNFYTVTEAAKRRGETAIGYRLMNESRTIEKSYGVHTNPKKSERVIFAPEDKLIVISER, encoded by the coding sequence ATGAAAAAACCGACATTAAAACAAAGGTTTCAATACTGGTTCGACAACTACATGTCGCGCGGAACGGCTGCGTTGATCGGCGGGCTGGCCGTCATTTCGCTGGTGATCATTTTCCTTGCCGCCGCGGTCATCCGCATCGGGCACATCGTCATGGATGACGAGGCGGAGGTCACCTTCGGCGAGGCGGCCTGGATGAGTCTCATGCGCACCCTGGATGCCGGCACGATGGGCGGCGATACGGGTCCCGGTTTCCGCGTGGTCATGCTTCTGGTCACATTGGGCGGCATTTTCATTGTATCCACACTGATTGGCATTCTAAGCAACGGACTTGAAAGCCGCATTGAACAACTCCGCAAGGGACGCTCGGTGGTGCTGGAGAGCGACCACACCCTCATCCTCGGCTGGACGCCGCAAATCTTCACCGTCATTTCCGAACTGGTACTGGCGAACGAGAATCGCAAAAACGGCGCAGTCATCGTGATATTGGCGGGCCAGGACAAGGTCGAAATGGAGGATGCGATCAAGGAACGCCTGCCGCACACAAGGAATACGCGGGTCATCTGCCGCTCGGGCAATCCCATTGACTTGAACGATCTCGAAATCGTCAGCCCGCACACGGCCCGTTCGATCATCATCCTTGCGGAAGGCGATGATTCCGACACGCACGTCATCAAATCCGTACTGGCAGTCACCAACAACCCGAACCGCCGCAACAAGGCGTACCATATCGTGACGCAGCTCAACGACTCGAAAAACCTGAATGTCATCGAGATGCTCGCCGTACAGGACATTGTGCAGCCGATCCTCGCCACGGACGTGATCGCGCGCGTGGTGGCGCAGACCTCACGCCAAAGCGGGCTCTCCACCGTCTACACCGAGTTGATGAACTTCGACGGTGATGAAATCTATTTCACACAGGAACCCAACCTCTCCGGCAAGACCTATGGCGAAGCCCTGCTGGCATTCGAAGCCTGCGCGGTGATGGGCATCCGCACAGTGAACGGCATGGTTGAAATGAACCCGCCCATGAACACGCGCATCCAATCCGGTGACCAGATCTTTGCGATCGCCGAGGATGATGACAGGATCAAACTTTCGAACCTTTCCCGCATCCCGCTGGACGAAAGCCTGATCCTGAAACATGGAAGGTCATCCAAGCCCAGGCCTGAGCGGACATTGATCCTCGGCTGGAACCGTTCGGGCGGAAATATCATCCGACAGCTGGATTACTACGTCCCAAACGGTTCACAATTGACCGTTGTTTCAGACATCCAAGATCTTGAAAACCAGATTCGCAGCGACATTGGGAAACTGGCCAATCAAAAACTAAGCGTGCAGGAAGGCGATATCCGTGACCGCGACCTGCTCGAAAAACTGGAAGTCACAGAGTATGACCATGTCATCGTGCTGGCATACAATCACCTCGCGCCGCAGGAAGCGGACGCCATTACACTCGTCACGCTCCTGCATCTGCGGAATATCGTCGAACGCGACCAGACGCCCTTTTCCATTGTCAGCGAGATGCTAGACCTTCGAAACCGCGAACTCGCCGAAGCCGCCAAAGTGGATGATTTCATCGTCAGCAACCACCTGATCAGTTTGATGCTGGCCCAGCTTTCCGAGAACGCCGAACTCATGCACATCTTCGAAAACATGTTTAACCCCGAGGGGGCGGAGATCTATCTCAAACCCATCCGGGAGTATGTTGCAACCGGTCAGCCGGTCAACTTCTACACCGTCACCGAAGCCGCAAAGCGGCGCGGTGAAACCGCCATCGGCTACCGTCTGATGAACGAAAGCCGCACCATCGAAAAATCCTACGGCGTGCATACCAACCCGAAGAAATCGGAACGGGTTATCTTTGCGCCTGAAGACAAATTGATTGTGATCTCGGAAAGGTAG
- a CDS encoding transposase, which yields MATTWARTGKRPVFRRVTKDRRALSTAVALTLTGKIYKKCFEGSIKSDNLIEALEHLRRQVPGKIILIWDRARIHLSKLTKAYLCQHPEIMIEELPAYAPQLNPEEYCHGNVKQHLRNARPTSKEEIRSMLDRGFARLRRRPDLLLGFFHAAGLSVRQLQLT from the coding sequence TTGGCTACGACGTGGGCTCGGACTGGCAAGAGACCCGTTTTTCGACGGGTAACCAAAGATCGTCGAGCGCTATCGACAGCCGTAGCGCTGACACTTACAGGCAAGATCTACAAGAAATGTTTTGAAGGTTCGATAAAAAGCGATAACTTGATTGAGGCACTTGAACACCTCCGTAGGCAGGTACCTGGAAAAATCATCTTGATCTGGGATCGAGCCCGTATTCATCTTAGCAAGCTCACCAAAGCTTATCTCTGCCAGCATCCTGAGATCATGATTGAAGAGTTACCTGCTTACGCTCCACAGCTCAATCCGGAAGAGTATTGTCACGGAAATGTTAAACAACATCTCAGAAATGCTCGTCCAACTTCTAAAGAGGAGATTCGCTCAATGCTTGATCGTGGTTTTGCTCGCTTGCGTCGTCGACCAGACTTACTTCTTGGCTTCTTTCATGCCGCCGGTCTTTCTGTTAGGCAACTTCAGTTAACCTGA
- a CDS encoding class D sortase, with amino-acid sequence MVRRKAPEDLSVEELRRLLVEKRRGARKERLDHYRRTGRVVSVAPDFDFDASQSAPVIDTTEGTESTPTPVPASPRRRFLDRVLLGVEVLAVLGLVAVILNGVGLLRTLNDEVVAALNPATIVPTPLVMAVVLPSGHVPPDAQGNTRPNEAEIPAHLLPMVQSLANIPIPTAAPAQAVRIQIPAINVDAPVVQGDGWEQLKKGVGQYVGSPDPGRDGNVVLSAHNDVYGEIFRYLDRLVPGDQVIIYTQQRQFTYIVDRTVLVEPTAVEVMASTGAPTVTLISCYPYLVNDQRIVVFARLQN; translated from the coding sequence ATGGTCCGCAGAAAAGCGCCCGAAGACCTGTCCGTCGAAGAACTCCGCCGCCTGCTGGTGGAGAAGCGCCGCGGCGCGCGCAAGGAACGGCTGGACCACTACCGCCGCACGGGGCGGGTTGTTTCCGTTGCGCCTGATTTTGACTTTGACGCATCTCAATCCGCGCCCGTAATTGATACTACAGAAGGCACCGAATCCACGCCAACGCCTGTTCCCGCCAGCCCGCGCCGCAGGTTTTTAGACCGTGTCCTTCTGGGTGTGGAAGTGCTCGCCGTGCTTGGCTTGGTGGCGGTCATCCTGAATGGTGTCGGTTTGCTCCGCACGCTCAATGATGAAGTCGTCGCCGCGCTTAACCCGGCCACCATCGTCCCAACGCCGTTGGTGATGGCAGTGGTCTTGCCGTCCGGTCACGTCCCGCCGGATGCGCAGGGGAATACACGCCCCAACGAGGCGGAAATCCCCGCCCACTTGCTGCCAATGGTGCAATCGCTGGCAAACATCCCCATCCCAACTGCCGCGCCGGCCCAGGCTGTCCGCATCCAGATCCCTGCGATCAATGTGGATGCGCCCGTCGTTCAGGGCGATGGCTGGGAACAGCTCAAGAAGGGAGTCGGTCAATATGTCGGCTCCCCGGATCCGGGTCGTGATGGAAACGTGGTGCTTTCGGCGCATAACGATGTCTATGGCGAGATCTTCCGCTATCTGGACAGGCTCGTGCCCGGCGATCAGGTCATCATCTACACCCAGCAGCGCCAGTTCACCTACATCGTGGACCGCACCGTTCTGGTTGAACCAACCGCCGTGGAAGTGATGGCGTCCACCGGCGCGCCGACCGTTACGCTCATCTCATGCTACCCATACCTTGTCAATGATCAGCGCATTGTGGTTTTTGCGCGATTACAAAATTAG